The DNA sequence GCCTGTGAACATGTCATAATTGCAGCAAATCCGGAAACAGGATTGAAGTGGTTATCGTATTTTTTGGAAAAGCCAATGACAGGCATACTATTGTCATCATATTTTACGGCATACACAGGATTATTTATCTCTGCCAGGCTGAAAATCGTAAAACCCTGTTCAGCCAAAGTTTCCGCAATCTTAGGGAATAAAGCTGTTGTTTCCGTTCCTCCGGAATAACAGTGAACTCCGAGAATTGAAAAATAAGAAGCAGCGGCCTGCGCCCATATCTGAGCTAAATGGCTTCGACGTGAATTGTGAGTGCAGATAAAACTCAGATTGATTTCTTTTCCTTCAGTCACTTTTTGCTGGACAAAATCCACTAGTGGCTGCAATACTTTTTTTCGGTCTGTGGTTATTTCTTCCCAATGTAAAGATTGGATTGTGTTTAATAATTTTTGAAGCATAATTTCCAGTTTTATGAGCAGCAACCTGAAGCCGGTGTGCAGCAAGATGATTGATTTCCCGTTAGTTCAGATAGATTTTTCTTTTGTTTTTCAGAAGGAATCCCACATGCTTCCTGAGCAAGACAGGCTGTTGTCTTATTTTTCAGAATGAAATTTTTACCGTTAAATTCAAGATCATATTTACCGATGGTCTCTCCCTGATATTCTACTTCAATTTCTGAATCTTCTATTCCCAGTTTATCTTCAGAAAGTTGAATGATGTGAAGCAGTTTTCCCGGTTTCAGACGGTGTTCATAATCATCAGCATTCCATAGCTGGAAGTTCACTGCTTTCTCATGTCGGATTACGCCACCGCAATCAATGAATTTTTTTACAATCTGTCCCACTTCTGTTACATGGAAATGTTCAGGAACAAAAGTGCCGTTTTCCAATTGAAATTCTACATTTTCCAATGTTGGAAGAATTTCTTTGATTTCTGATAGTTTCATTAGATTAAAATTTATTTAGTGTTATATTGCAATATTACGATGTTTGTTTTCAAAAAAATGCCTTAACAGCATTGTTTTATCGTAACATCCTGATTAAAAAACAGGTTAAACTCGTTTTGAAATTGTTTCCAGGTGCTTTCATTAATACAGTAGCATACAGATTTTCCTTCAATTGAACCTTTGATGATTCCAATATTCTTCAGTTCTTTTAAATGCTGAGAAATGGTAGCCTGAGCCAATCCCAGTTCTTCAACAAGATCATTGCAGATGCATGCTTTTTGATTGATGATATACTGTAAAATAGCTATTCTGGCAGGATGCCCCAAAACTTTAAGAAGAGAAGCCAATCTGTTCTGCTCTTCGGTGTAGATTTCTGTTCTAGTAACTCCCATTTTTTTAATTTTAATATTGCAATATTACGATATTAAATTAATGGAACAAAAAAAATCATTGTTTTTTTATGAATACATTTCAATCAGTTGAAATAGGGGGAAAAAAAAGATGAAGCAGAAATAAGCTTCATCTTTTGATCTGTTGTTATGGTAAACTAATCTTTTTACCCTGTTCCGGGAAAATATAATTTACTTTTAGAGGATTGTTTTTCAATAGCTCTTTTTTGATAAGTTCTGGATTATCACCCGTTGGTTTTCTATGTGTAACTACGATGCTGAGTCCTTCAAGATTGTTTTGTCCCGTTTTTTCTTTCAGCTTGCTTAGCTCTTCAATCAGAAGATTAGGGGTAAGGTGGCCGAACAGCAGATGCTCAGGCTGGCTGTTTGGGAAAGAAACTTCAATTAATATAGTATTTAACTGTCTTTTTTTAACAAGTGGAGCAATAGTATTCCAAAGGTGGTCAAGACGGTCAGACTTTTCTATGCGGTCAGCACCTGTATCACCCAGATAAAGAAGGTAATGATCATCCTTTCTTACCAGTGCTGCACTGCTTTTATACGGGTTTACATGACTCAGTTCATAGCCTGTTATAAAAAACGGAGTTTTAGGAGCCGGGATTTCAGTTCCTTCCTGAAGTTCGTTATAATGGTATTTTCCAAGGATTGGTTTTTGGCCCTGATCGGCAAAATTAATCCATGTATCCGTGATAAAATAATGATTTTGCAAAATCTGAATCACTGGCGCTATAGCGAAAATATCCTTTTTAGAATCTGCCGGAGAGTTGATGATCAACCCTGATAAATGATCCAAATGCCCATGAGATACAAAATATCCTTTTATCTGATCTTTCAGAACCGTTTCTGCAGAACCGTCAAGACTTTTCATTTGAATCGCCTTTCGTATTCCTGCATTTACAGTACCTGCATCAAGGCAGAGAAATGCATTGTCTTTCGGAGCGCCTACCAGATAGGCTGATAAATTGTCTTCCTGCTCTCCACCATAGATTCCTAAGGGAATAACATCAAAATTCTGTGCGTGGCAAACAATATTCAGAAGAAAGGCCAATAAAGAAACTGCTGTTTTTTTCATAATACTTAAACTGGAAACCATCCTTTACTTGATGGACAGAGCAAATTTAAGCTATTTTTTGGCGACTGCCTTTCTGTTGTAATAACAAATAGGATATAATGAGGTTAAGTATTTAAAAATCTTACTAAATAATACTTTATATATCAATACATAAAAGTCCACCGAACAATCAGCAGACTTTATCTATTAGGAAATTTGTTTTTATTGGGGCTGCTGCTGTGTTACACAATGTACCATTCCGCCATTGGCAAATAAATTACGGCAGTCTATTCCAACAACCTGTTTACCGGGGTACAGCTGTTGAATAATAGTATTGGCAACAGCATCATTCGGATCATTATAATTAGGGACCAATACACGGTTGTTCGCAATATAATAATTGATGTAAGAAGCACGTCCTACATTTTTTCCGTAAGTGGTTATCACGTCATTTCTGGTTAACGGAACTTTTACGAACTGATAAGGAGAACCGCTTTTTGTGGTAGCATCATATAACTTATCAATGTCGCCGTCAGGAACCTGCCAGTAATTAAGGTCATCAGGATTCATTGTGATAATAGTAGACGAATTTGCAAATCGGGCAAAACCGTCAATATGCATATCAGTGATATCAAGGCCCGCTTTTCCATTCAGCCAGATAAATTTAGTGACTCCTAAATTTTTGGTAAATATAGCTTCTGCCTGCTGTTGGGTCATTCCCGGATTTCTGTTGTTATTAAGGATGGAACTTTTACAGGCCATCAATACTCCGTTTCCGTCAATTTCCACACTTCCGCCTTCATTGATCATTACAGAATTGAGATTGATCTTAGGGATATTGGTGTCTGCAGCTATTTTTGAAGGAATTGCATTACATCTGCTGTAATCGGCTTTGTTACCCCAGCCGTTAAATCCCCAATCCTGAATGAATAATTGGCCATTCTGATCCTTTACATAAATAGGACCGTTATCTCTTACCCAGAAATCATCTGTCTGATAAAGTTTGAAATTGATATTGGTAAGGGGAACTCCGGCACTGTTTAATAACCCTGTAATACGGGATTTTTCTACGTTGTCATAAGCAATGATATGAACTTTTTCACTCTGTACCAGTTCTTTGGTCATTGCTACCCAGGTTGCATCCAATCGGTTGCGGTAAGTTGTTCCATACTGATAATGGTGAGGCCATTGAAGCCACGTTCCTTCGTGTGGAGCAGATTCTTCGGGCATTTTGTAAACAGTAGTTAAGGTATCTGCTGGATCCGGAGTTTGTACCGGATCTGCCTGAGAGCAGGAAAGTAAAAGAGCTGGTAATAACAGGAACATGATTTTCTTTTTTTGCATGATTGATCTATTTTTAACAGAGCAAAATTAGATCGATAAAATTGTGAAAACTTGTCCCAAATTGACAAGTTACTTCAAAGGTAGTAAAATATAAGTCAGCTGTTCTTCCTGATTGTCTTCCTGTTCAATATGCCTTTCGTATTTTTCTATGATAGGAGAGTGTGAAAATTCAAGACCAGAATTAAAAATCCAACGGGAGTAGATTTTGGTGTAAGTTTCATCTATCGTTTCATAGCTGCCGGTATGGGTAAAGCGGACATATTTACCGCCGAATATTGTTTTTGAAGGCAGCTTTTTGTTGACGGACTGTGTTGAAGAGCATGCATCATACCGGCAGTTGATTTCCG is a window from the Chryseobacterium indologenes genome containing:
- a CDS encoding low molecular weight phosphatase family protein is translated as MLQKLLNTIQSLHWEEITTDRKKVLQPLVDFVQQKVTEGKEINLSFICTHNSRRSHLAQIWAQAAASYFSILGVHCYSGGTETTALFPKIAETLAEQGFTIFSLAEINNPVYAVKYDDNSMPVIGFSKKYDNHFNPVSGFAAIMTCSQADDGCPFIPGAEKRIPITFEDPKVSDNTPAQAAVYAERSLQIATEMFYVFSKITK
- a CDS encoding ArsR/SmtB family transcription factor codes for the protein MGVTRTEIYTEEQNRLASLLKVLGHPARIAILQYIINQKACICNDLVEELGLAQATISQHLKELKNIGIIKGSIEGKSVCYCINESTWKQFQNEFNLFFNQDVTIKQCC
- a CDS encoding MBL fold metallo-hydrolase, producing the protein MKKTAVSLLAFLLNIVCHAQNFDVIPLGIYGGEQEDNLSAYLVGAPKDNAFLCLDAGTVNAGIRKAIQMKSLDGSAETVLKDQIKGYFVSHGHLDHLSGLIINSPADSKKDIFAIAPVIQILQNHYFITDTWINFADQGQKPILGKYHYNELQEGTEIPAPKTPFFITGYELSHVNPYKSSAALVRKDDHYLLYLGDTGADRIEKSDRLDHLWNTIAPLVKKRQLNTILIEVSFPNSQPEHLLFGHLTPNLLIEELSKLKEKTGQNNLEGLSIVVTHRKPTGDNPELIKKELLKNNPLKVNYIFPEQGKKISLP
- a CDS encoding agmatine deiminase family protein; this translates as MQKKKIMFLLLPALLLSCSQADPVQTPDPADTLTTVYKMPEESAPHEGTWLQWPHHYQYGTTYRNRLDATWVAMTKELVQSEKVHIIAYDNVEKSRITGLLNSAGVPLTNINFKLYQTDDFWVRDNGPIYVKDQNGQLFIQDWGFNGWGNKADYSRCNAIPSKIAADTNIPKINLNSVMINEGGSVEIDGNGVLMACKSSILNNNRNPGMTQQQAEAIFTKNLGVTKFIWLNGKAGLDITDMHIDGFARFANSSTIITMNPDDLNYWQVPDGDIDKLYDATTKSGSPYQFVKVPLTRNDVITTYGKNVGRASYINYYIANNRVLVPNYNDPNDAVANTIIQQLYPGKQVVGIDCRNLFANGGMVHCVTQQQPQ
- a CDS encoding DUF6428 family protein, with the protein product MKLSEIKEILPTLENVEFQLENGTFVPEHFHVTEVGQIVKKFIDCGGVIRHEKAVNFQLWNADDYEHRLKPGKLLHIIQLSEDKLGIEDSEIEVEYQGETIGKYDLEFNGKNFILKNKTTACLAQEACGIPSEKQKKNLSELTGNQSSCCTPASGCCS